TCGTCCAGCGGCGGTCCATCACATCTCCTCGTATCGTGGCGCCGGTGTAGGTGCGCCGCCGCGCCCCGACAAGCCAGCGCCGGTCGACACCCGGCGTCCCGAAGCAATCCGCTTCGTTCGCGCTCTCGGGACGGCTTGATCTACCAGCCGAGGTCGCCCTTCTCGCGCCGATCGACAATCAGCGCTTCGCGGGTGCCGGACTGCTCGCGAATGAAGATGATCCATCGGTTCGGGCGAGCCGCGCTGCCACGATCGGGCAGGCTTGCTCCCTTGCTCCGTCATTGCGAGCGCAGCGAAGCAACCCAGCGTTCCGCACGACGCGCTGGCTTGCTTCGCTGCGCTCGCAACCACGGGGGAGCCGGCTGGCTGTCGATCGGCTCCAGAAGCAGGCAGACCTCGCAATCCGTCGCCCCGGCGTGGCACTTCGCCCTTCATCTGCAAGTTGAAACCGCCGAAACGCATTCAGCGCGACGGCCGCCATAGCCGAAGGAGGTCCTCGCCTAGCGCCGCGCATCCGCGCGCTTTGTGCGCAGCGTCGGCGCCGCCGCCGCGGGATCGTCCGGCCACGGATGCCGCGGGTAGCGCCCGCGCATCTCGCGCGCCACCTCGCGCCAGCTACCCTGCCAGAACCCCGGCAAGTCGCGGGTCGTCTGGATCGGGCGCCCCGCCGGTGACGTCAACGACAGCACCAGCGGCACGCGTCGTTCGCCGACCAGCGGATGCTCGGCCAGCCCGAACAGGGCTTGCACGCGCAACTCCACCGTCGGGCCCGCTTCGGCGCCATAATCGATCGCATGCGTCGATCCTGCCGGGCTCGTGAACTCGGCCGGCGCGAGGCGGTCGATCTGGCGCAGCGCATCCCAGCCGATCAGCTGCCGCAAAGCCTCGGTCAACGCACCCGGCGCGATCGCATCCAGCCGCCGCCGCCCCGCCACCAGCAGCGGCAGCCATTCGTCGAGCCGCTCGACCAGCACCGCATCGTCGAGCGGCACGCCCGCGAACAGCGCGCGCGTCCGCAGCGCCGTCGCGCCATCGGACCACGGCAGCAACGCCACCCCGTGCACGCGCACCCCCTCCACCAGTGCCGCCGCCAGCACCGCCGGATCGGCCTGTGGGTCGGGGCCGCTCGACAGCCGGATCGCGCCGATCCGCCGCTCGCGCAGCGACTGCACGGCACCGGTCGCCGCATCGAAGGTGGCGGTGCGATGCGTCACGATCCGGTCGGCGAACAACGCCTCGACCTCTCCCGCGTCGATCGCCGCGGCGGACAGGATGCGCGCGCCCGCCGCCATCCCCTGCGTTTCGGCGACCGCCAGCCATTCCGCACGCGCCAGCGTCGACGTGGCGTCAAGCCGGAAGCCGCGCCCGCCCGCCGACACCCACCGCTCGCCACTGGCATCGCGACGCCGCGCGACGCGGTCCGGGAAGGCCAGCGCGACACACGCCGCGATCGTCTCCGCCGCGCCGCCGCGGCCCGCCATCCCCGCCCAGCGCTTCGCGAGTGCCCGCGCGCTTTCCGCCTTGGCGGAACGATCGCCGCGCCAGCGTCGCAATCGCAGTTCGAGGTCGGCGTCAGGCCCGCCCAGCCCGCGCTCCTGCAACAACACCGCGATCTCCGCGGCGAGCCGCCTGTCGCCCGCCTCCAGCAGCATGTGCGCCAGCCGCGGCGTCATCGGAAGCGCAGCGATGCGCTTACCGTGCGAGGTCGGCCGCCCGTCCGCATCGATCGCCCCCAGCGTCAGCAACCGTGCCCGCGCTTCGGTCACCGCGACTTCCGGCGGCGGATCGAGCCAGCGCAGCGCCCGCGGATCCGCCACGCCCCACATCGCGCACGCCAGCACCAGCGCCGACAGGTCCGCCTCGAGGATTTCGGGCGGGTCGAAGCGCGGTGTCCCCGCGGTACCCGCCGCTTCCCAAAGGCGATAGGCGACGCCCGGCTGCTGCCGCGCGGCGCGACCGGCGCGCTGCGTCGCCGACGCCTGGCTGGCGCGCTCGGTCACCAGTCGCGTCATCCCCGCCGCGCGGTCGTAGCGTGGGCGTCGCGCCAGCCCGCTGTCGATCACCACCCGGATACCGTCCAGCGTCAGGCTCGTCTCCGCGATCGACGTCGCCAGCACCAGCTTGCGCGCGCCGTCCGGCTCGGCACGGATCGCGGCGCGCTGGGCGCTCGGGTCAAGGCTGCCGTGCAGCCGGTGGACGCGCACGCCAGGGATTTCGGCGATCCGCTCCGCCGTTCGCTCGATCTCCGCCACGCCGGGCAGGAACGCCAGCACCCCGCCCTGCTCCTCCCCCAGCGCACGGCGGATCGCCCCCGCCATCGCATCCTCGATCCGCGCCTCGGCGGCGCGCCCGATGTGGCGCAGCTCGAGCGGATGGCTGCGTCCTTCGCTCTCGACCACCGGCGCGCCGTCCATCAGCGTCGCGAAGCGCGCACCGTCCAGGGTAGCGGACATGGCCACGATCCGCAGGTCGGGCCGCAAGCCACCCTGCGCGTCAAGGGCGAGCGCCAGCCCGAAGTCGCCGTCCAGGCTCCGCTCGTGCACTTCGTCGAACAGGATTGCGGACACACCGGTCAGCTCGGGATCGTCCTGCAGCCGTGCGGTCAGGATGCCTTCGGTCAGGACGGTGACCCGCGTGGCCGCCGACCGCTTCGTATCGAGGC
The genomic region above belongs to Sphingomonas phyllosphaerae 5.2 and contains:
- the hrpB gene encoding ATP-dependent helicase HrpB; translation: MTSLPIHAVLPELLAVLAERSSAVLVAPPGAGKTTAVAPALIGAAWCSGEVLVTSPRRLAARAAAERMAAQAGEPVGGTFGYATRLDTKRSAATRVTVLTEGILTARLQDDPELTGVSAILFDEVHERSLDGDFGLALALDAQGGLRPDLRIVAMSATLDGARFATLMDGAPVVESEGRSHPLELRHIGRAAEARIEDAMAGAIRRALGEEQGGVLAFLPGVAEIERTAERIAEIPGVRVHRLHGSLDPSAQRAAIRAEPDGARKLVLATSIAETSLTLDGIRVVIDSGLARRPRYDRAAGMTRLVTERASQASATQRAGRAARQQPGVAYRLWEAAGTAGTPRFDPPEILEADLSALVLACAMWGVADPRALRWLDPPPEVAVTEARARLLTLGAIDADGRPTSHGKRIAALPMTPRLAHMLLEAGDRRLAAEIAVLLQERGLGGPDADLELRLRRWRGDRSAKAESARALAKRWAGMAGRGGAAETIAACVALAFPDRVARRRDASGERWVSAGGRGFRLDATSTLARAEWLAVAETQGMAAGARILSAAAIDAGEVEALFADRIVTHRTATFDAATGAVQSLRERRIGAIRLSSGPDPQADPAVLAAALVEGVRVHGVALLPWSDGATALRTRALFAGVPLDDAVLVERLDEWLPLLVAGRRRLDAIAPGALTEALRQLIGWDALRQIDRLAPAEFTSPAGSTHAIDYGAEAGPTVELRVQALFGLAEHPLVGERRVPLVLSLTSPAGRPIQTTRDLPGFWQGSWREVAREMRGRYPRHPWPDDPAAAAPTLRTKRADARR